A genome region from Gouania willdenowi chromosome 9, fGouWil2.1, whole genome shotgun sequence includes the following:
- the LOC114470386 gene encoding betaine--homocysteine S-methyltransferase 1-like has protein sequence MEHKKRRGILERLNAGEVVVGDGGYVMQLERRGYVKAGHWTPEAAVEHPEAVRQLHKEFLRAGADVIQTFTFYCSDDKLELSGNVTTITGAQINDAACNLAGEVANEGGALVAGGVSQTPCYLKTNSETEVKAIFKKQMDYFLQKDIDFFIVEFFEHVEEAVWAVEVLKSSRKPVAATLCIAPQGDMNGVPPGECAVRLVKAGADIVGINCHLDPLTGVRTVKMMKEGLEKAGLRAHLMVQPLGFHTPECNIGGYVSLPEFPFALETRAMTRWDVHKYAREAYKAGIRYIGGCCGFEPYHIRAIAEELSAERGFLPPGSEKHGLWGAALEFHTKPWVRARARREYWENLLPASGRPKCPSMATPADGYQND, from the exons ATGGAGCACAAGAAGAGAAGG ggtatCTTGGAGCGTTTGAATGCTGGGGAGGTGGTTGTAGGAGATGGGGGTTATGTGATGCAGCTGGAGCGCCGTGGTTATGTGAAGGCTGGACACTGGACTCCTGAGGCTGCAGTGGAACATCCTGAAGCAG TGCGACAGCTGCACAAGGAGTTCCTGAGAGCAGGAGCTGATGTGATTCAGACGTTCACCTTCTACTGCAGTGATGATAAACTGGAGCTCAGTGGCAATGTCACCACCATCACt GGAGCCCAGATCAATGATGCAGCCTGTAACCTGGCTGGAGAGGTGGCCAATGAGGGAGGGGCACTGGTGGCTGGGGGTGTGTCTCAGACCCCATGTTATTTGAAGACTAACTCTGAGACCGAAGTCAAAGCCATCTTCAAAAAACAGATGGATTACTTCCTCCAAAAGGACATTGATTTCTTCATAGTGGAG TTCTTTGAACATGTTGAAGAAGCAGTGTGGGCAGTGGAAGTGCTGAAAAGCAGCCGTAAACCTGTTGCTGCAACGCTGTGCATCGCCCCGCAAGGAGACATGAACGGAGTCCCTCCTGGAGAGTGCGCTGTCAGGCTGGTTAAAGCTG GAGCAGACATTGTGGGAATAAACTGTCACCTGGATCCTCTGACTGGTGTCCGCACAGTGAAGATGATGAAAGAGGGATTAGAGAAAGCTGGACTCAGAGCTCATCTAATGGTCCAACCACTAGGATTTCACACACCTGAGTGCAACATAGGGGGCTACGTCAGTCTACCTGAGTTTCCCTTTg CCTTGGAGACTAGAGCCATGACCCGTTGGGATGTCCATAAATATGCCAGAGAGGCCTACAAAGCAGGAATCCGTTACATAGGAGGCTGCTGCGGATTTGAACCGTATCATATTCGAGCCATAGCAGAAGAACTATCAGCAGAGAGAGGCTTCCTCCCACCAGGATCAGAGAAACATGGACTCTGGGGAGCTGCTCTGGAGTTTCACACTAAGCCATGGGTCAGAGCCAG GGCTCGTCGAGAATACTGGGAAAACCTCTTACCAGCCTCTGGACGTCCAAAATGCCCCTCCATGGCCACACCGGCTGATGGTTATCaaaatgattaa